A part of Pararoseomonas sp. SCSIO 73927 genomic DNA contains:
- a CDS encoding SDR family oxidoreductase: MPTPKLKPLSEQVIVITGASSGIGLATARMAAERGAAVVVVARNEEALNALAEEIRSKGGRAEPVVADVADMAQVEAVSARAIEAFGGFDSWCNNAGVAIYGELEDVPLEDQRRLFDTNYWGVVHGTLVAARHLKGKAGGTIVNVGSVLSERAMTLQGPYSAAKFAVKGVTEAFRTEFEAEGYPISVTLIKPGPIDTPYMEHARNHLGSPGLRNPPPAYHPRVVARAILHACETRTRDLYVGGGGFMMAMMGVHFPRLTDLIFEKIARPTQETEETGRMERRDNLYEPREDLAETSSLSGPPPRKTSFLLEAQMNPLGPAGLLIGAAALLGGAAIGMYTLRRPAPVPQRLADRAWRLGQSVARDAGHGIGTLGHEASRIAHRALDYAERAEREARPQLRHARKRAERFADKASRYASSVYDDARERGGELYDEARDRGRGYYRQARGRGEDLYDTARKRGRDNYVDARDTGWSLFKRARDDGHDAYEDARDRGWSLFGRARDRGEEVYDRARKRGRDSYEDARDTGWSLFRRARDDGHDAYEDARDRGWSLFGRARDRGEEVYDRARKRGRDSYEDARDTGWSLFRRARDDGHDAYEDARDRGWSLFGRARDRGEEVYDRARKRGRETYEDARDEGWHLFGRARKEVDRRAHQAAQEGDGLLDRINAFLKSRL, from the coding sequence ATGCCCACCCCCAAGCTGAAACCGCTCTCCGAGCAGGTCATCGTCATCACCGGCGCCAGCTCCGGCATCGGCCTGGCCACCGCGCGCATGGCCGCGGAGCGCGGCGCCGCCGTGGTCGTCGTCGCCCGCAACGAGGAGGCGCTGAACGCCCTGGCGGAGGAGATCCGCTCCAAGGGCGGCCGCGCGGAGCCCGTGGTGGCCGATGTCGCCGACATGGCGCAGGTGGAGGCGGTCAGCGCCCGCGCCATAGAGGCGTTCGGCGGCTTCGATTCCTGGTGCAACAACGCCGGCGTCGCGATCTACGGCGAGCTGGAGGACGTGCCGCTGGAGGACCAGCGCCGCCTCTTCGACACCAACTACTGGGGCGTGGTGCACGGCACCCTCGTCGCCGCGCGGCACCTCAAGGGCAAGGCCGGCGGCACCATCGTCAACGTCGGCAGCGTGCTGTCCGAGCGCGCGATGACGCTGCAGGGCCCCTACTCCGCCGCCAAGTTCGCGGTGAAGGGCGTGACGGAGGCCTTCCGCACGGAGTTCGAGGCCGAGGGCTATCCGATCAGCGTCACGCTCATCAAGCCCGGCCCGATCGACACGCCCTACATGGAGCACGCGCGCAACCACCTCGGCTCGCCGGGCCTGCGGAACCCGCCGCCGGCCTATCACCCGCGCGTGGTGGCCCGCGCCATCCTGCACGCCTGCGAGACGCGCACGCGCGACCTCTACGTCGGCGGCGGCGGCTTCATGATGGCGATGATGGGCGTCCACTTCCCGCGCCTCACCGACCTGATTTTCGAGAAGATTGCCCGTCCCACCCAGGAGACCGAGGAGACCGGACGCATGGAGCGCCGCGACAACCTGTACGAGCCGCGCGAGGACCTGGCCGAGACCTCCTCCCTCTCCGGCCCGCCGCCGCGCAAGACCTCCTTCCTGCTGGAGGCGCAGATGAACCCGCTCGGCCCGGCCGGGCTGCTCATCGGCGCGGCCGCCCTGCTCGGCGGCGCCGCCATCGGCATGTACACGCTGCGCCGCCCCGCGCCCGTGCCCCAGCGGCTGGCGGACCGCGCCTGGCGCCTCGGGCAGAGCGTGGCGCGCGACGCCGGCCACGGCATCGGCACCCTGGGCCACGAGGCGAGCCGCATCGCCCACCGCGCGCTCGACTACGCGGAGCGGGCGGAGCGCGAGGCGCGCCCGCAGCTGAGGCACGCCCGCAAGCGGGCCGAGCGCTTCGCCGACAAGGCGAGCCGCTACGCCTCCTCCGTCTACGACGACGCGCGCGAGCGCGGCGGCGAGCTCTACGACGAGGCGCGCGACCGCGGCCGCGGATACTACCGGCAGGCCCGCGGCCGGGGCGAGGACCTCTACGACACCGCCCGCAAGCGCGGCCGTGACAACTACGTGGACGCCCGCGACACCGGCTGGAGCCTCTTCAAGCGCGCCCGCGACGACGGCCACGACGCCTACGAGGACGCCCGTGACCGTGGCTGGAGCCTTTTCGGCCGCGCCCGCGACCGGGGCGAGGAGGTGTACGACCGCGCCCGCAAGCGCGGCCGCGACAGCTACGAGGACGCGCGCGACACCGGCTGGAGCCTGTTCAGGCGCGCCCGCGACGACGGCCACGACGCCTACGAGGACGCCCGTGACCGTGGCTGGAGCCTTTTCGGCCGCGCCCGCGACCGGGGCGAGGAGGTGTACGACCGCGCCCGCAAGCGCGGCCGCGACAGCTACGAGGACGCGCGCGACACCGGCTGGAGCCTGTTCAGGCGCGCCCGCGACGACGGCCACGACGCCTACGAGGACGCCCGTGACCGTGGCTGGAGCCTTTTCGGCCGCGCCCGCGACCGGGGCGAGGAGGTGTACGACCGCGCCCGCAAGCGCGGCCGCGAGACCTACGAGGACGCGCGCGACGAGGGCTGGCACCTCTTCGGCCGCGCCCGCAAGGAGGTGGACCGCCGCGCCCACCAGGCCGCGCAGGAGGGCGACGGCCTGCTGGACCGGATCAACGCTTTCCTGAAGTCCCGCCTGTAG
- a CDS encoding trypsin-like peptidase domain-containing protein, with product MDAEAPPWASLGRVQTELGGRCTGTLIGPRTVLTAAHCLVAPRTGALVRPSSVHFLLGYRQGTWKATSRAASVRTGPGFDPRTRLPRGADWAILTLESSISGTPLALLEDDPAPHLPLALGGYQQDRPEVLLADTACRAVGPAVLDGLRLIAHACAATRGASGAPLLAQRPDGDWAVAGVSVAAAVGTARGLAVPARSLRD from the coding sequence GTGGACGCCGAGGCCCCGCCCTGGGCCTCCCTCGGCCGTGTCCAGACGGAGCTGGGCGGCCGCTGCACCGGCACCCTCATCGGCCCCCGCACCGTCCTCACCGCCGCGCACTGCCTCGTCGCGCCCCGCACCGGCGCCCTGGTGCGCCCCTCCTCCGTCCACTTCCTCCTCGGCTACCGGCAGGGCACCTGGAAGGCCACGTCCCGCGCCGCATCCGTCCGCACCGGCCCCGGCTTCGACCCGCGCACCCGCCTCCCCCGCGGCGCCGACTGGGCGATCCTCACCCTGGAATCCTCCATCTCCGGCACCCCCCTCGCCCTGCTGGAGGACGACCCCGCCCCGCACCTCCCGCTCGCCCTCGGCGGCTACCAGCAGGACCGCCCGGAAGTCCTGCTGGCCGATACCGCCTGTCGCGCCGTCGGCCCCGCGGTGCTGGACGGCCTGCGCCTGATCGCCCACGCCTGCGCCGCCACCCGCGGCGCCAGCGGCGCCCCCCTCCTGGCGCAACGGCCCGACGGGGACTGGGCCGTGGCCGGCGTGTCCGTGGCCGCCGCGGTCGGCACGGCCCGCGGCCTCGCCGTGCCGGCCCGATCGCTGCGGGACTGA
- a CDS encoding NIPSNAP family protein, with the protein MIVDLRIYTCQPNRMAEFVKVYETMGWEIQKKYLGRCLGWYTTVEGPLNRIVHLWAYDSQADREARRSAMAKDPGFQAYLAKVAELGVLQEMENRIVAPAPFYAAHLAEQAK; encoded by the coding sequence ATGATCGTGGACCTGCGGATCTACACCTGCCAGCCGAACCGCATGGCCGAGTTCGTGAAGGTCTATGAGACCATGGGGTGGGAGATCCAGAAGAAGTACCTGGGCCGCTGCCTGGGCTGGTACACGACCGTGGAGGGGCCGCTGAACCGGATCGTCCACCTCTGGGCCTATGACAGCCAGGCGGACCGCGAGGCGCGGCGCTCGGCCATGGCCAAGGACCCGGGGTTCCAGGCCTATCTTGCCAAGGTGGCAGAGCTGGGCGTGCTGCAGGAGATGGAGAACCGGATCGTGGCGCCGGCGCCCTTCTACGCGGCGCATCTGGCCGAGCAGGCGAAGTAA
- a CDS encoding VTT domain-containing protein gives MLTEAPPRARPRTAPAAPGPETPSILRPGRNVWRATRAPRAAVLPDGAAYFGAVRAAMLAAQATIHVVGWDIDSRTRLVGDTLPEDGLPEELGPFLAALAERRPGLSVKLLLWDYSVLYALEREPLPALHLRWNTPDAVELCLDDRTPFGASHHQKVVVIDGKVAFAGGLDLTIRRWDRSAHHPADPDRLDPAGKPYPPFHDVQMVVDGEAAAALEDLFQARWNAACAECLDRPAPPASDHDPWPPAITPDFRDATLGIARTMPALAGAPEVREVESLYLDTIGGAERTIYIENQFLTCGRVARALIARMKARRALEALIVVPKTHHTWLEHRTMLAGRIRFMRAIRRAGLADRVRLVFPHVRDGEAESEVMVHAKVMAVDDRFLRVGSSNICNRSMGTDTECDLLVEARDAEGRAAVLRARDRLIAEHTGVAPDAVSARIRATGSLLQAVNGLSATGKSLQDVKDGDRPARSLLPGIERAADPRRPMQSGEFLSDYLVHPDVAPPSGRPWPLLARAALLLLPVALLLLLWKLTPIAGMLTPEAMRGALTDRGHWGPALSVGLFLLLGFVAFPVNVLILGTAAAFGTWPGLAYAAIGALVSAAATYGLGRKLGPDLLRRVLGPRINRVSQAVNRNGILAVTTIRMLPVAPFTLVNLVAGAMKIRFPDYMIGTALGLLPGIALLSLVGESLSRILENPTPRNIGILTGVLVAWALVTWGLQKLFRRLRHE, from the coding sequence ATGCTGACCGAAGCGCCCCCCCGCGCTCGGCCCCGGACCGCCCCCGCGGCTCCCGGGCCCGAGACGCCCTCCATCCTCCGCCCCGGCCGCAACGTCTGGCGCGCCACCCGCGCCCCCCGCGCGGCGGTGCTGCCGGACGGCGCGGCCTATTTCGGCGCGGTCCGGGCGGCGATGCTGGCAGCCCAGGCCACGATCCACGTCGTCGGCTGGGACATCGACAGCCGCACCCGCCTCGTCGGCGACACCCTGCCGGAGGACGGCCTGCCGGAGGAGCTCGGCCCCTTCCTCGCGGCCCTCGCCGAGCGCCGCCCCGGCCTCTCGGTCAAGCTGCTCCTCTGGGACTACTCCGTCCTCTACGCGCTGGAGCGCGAGCCCCTCCCCGCCCTCCACCTCCGCTGGAACACCCCGGACGCGGTGGAGCTCTGCCTCGACGACCGCACCCCCTTCGGCGCCTCGCACCACCAGAAGGTGGTCGTCATCGACGGCAAGGTCGCCTTCGCCGGCGGCCTGGACCTCACCATCCGCCGCTGGGACCGCAGCGCCCACCACCCCGCCGACCCGGACCGCCTGGACCCCGCCGGCAAGCCCTACCCGCCCTTCCACGACGTGCAGATGGTCGTGGACGGCGAGGCCGCCGCCGCGCTGGAGGACCTGTTCCAGGCCCGCTGGAACGCCGCCTGCGCGGAGTGCCTGGACCGGCCCGCACCCCCGGCCTCGGACCACGACCCCTGGCCCCCCGCCATCACGCCCGATTTCCGGGACGCCACGCTCGGCATCGCCCGCACAATGCCCGCCCTCGCCGGCGCGCCGGAGGTGCGGGAGGTGGAATCCCTCTACCTCGACACGATCGGCGGCGCGGAGCGCACGATCTACATCGAGAACCAGTTCCTCACCTGCGGCCGCGTCGCCCGCGCCCTCATCGCCCGCATGAAGGCCCGGCGAGCGCTGGAAGCCCTGATCGTCGTCCCGAAGACCCACCACACCTGGCTCGAGCACCGCACCATGCTCGCCGGCCGCATCCGCTTCATGCGCGCCATCCGCCGCGCCGGCCTCGCCGACCGCGTGCGCCTCGTCTTCCCCCATGTGCGGGACGGAGAGGCGGAATCCGAGGTCATGGTCCACGCCAAGGTCATGGCCGTGGACGACCGCTTCCTCCGCGTCGGCTCCTCCAACATCTGCAACCGCTCGATGGGCACGGACACGGAGTGCGACCTGCTGGTCGAGGCGCGGGACGCGGAGGGGCGCGCCGCCGTCCTCCGCGCCCGGGACCGCCTGATCGCCGAGCACACCGGCGTGGCGCCCGATGCCGTCTCCGCCCGCATCCGCGCCACCGGCTCCCTCCTCCAGGCCGTCAACGGCCTCTCCGCCACCGGAAAGAGCCTGCAGGACGTGAAGGACGGCGACCGCCCCGCCCGCAGTCTCCTCCCGGGCATCGAGCGCGCCGCCGACCCCCGCCGCCCCATGCAGTCCGGCGAGTTCCTCTCGGACTACCTCGTCCACCCCGACGTCGCCCCGCCCTCCGGCCGCCCCTGGCCGCTGCTGGCCCGCGCCGCGCTCCTCCTCCTGCCCGTCGCCCTCCTCCTTCTCCTCTGGAAGCTCACCCCCATCGCCGGGATGCTGACGCCAGAGGCGATGCGCGGCGCCCTGACGGATCGCGGCCACTGGGGCCCTGCCCTCTCCGTCGGCCTCTTCCTGCTGCTCGGCTTCGTCGCCTTCCCCGTGAACGTCCTCATCCTCGGCACCGCCGCCGCCTTCGGCACCTGGCCCGGCCTCGCCTACGCCGCCATCGGCGCCCTCGTCTCCGCCGCCGCCACCTACGGCCTGGGGCGGAAGCTCGGCCCGGACCTGCTGCGCCGCGTCCTCGGCCCCCGCATCAACCGCGTCAGCCAAGCGGTGAACCGCAACGGCATCCTCGCCGTCACCACCATCCGCATGCTGCCCGTGGCCCCCTTCACCCTCGTCAACCTCGTTGCCGGCGCCATGAAGATCCGCTTCCCGGACTACATGATCGGCACCGCCCTCGGCCTGCTCCCCGGCATCGCCCTCCTCTCTCTCGTGGGCGAGAGCCTGTCCCGCATCCTGGAGAACCCGACGCCGCGCAACATCGGCATCCTCACCGGCGTGCTCGTGGCCTGGGCCCTCGTCACCTGGGGCCTGCAGAAGCTCTTCCGCCGCCTGCGCCACGAGTAA
- a CDS encoding endonuclease/exonuclease/phosphatase family protein, with translation MTWNIHGAVSPAGRHDLDRVIALIRRHEPDVVAVQEVEGRNRPGHAPFTALREALGGHAVEAPTMRATDGCYGHALISRWPLEEGTLHDISVPGREPRTAITARLDTPAGALRLLAAHLGLGFGERRAQAARLAALARATTDPLLALGDFNDWEPHGPVDRAFLGTLPSRTRLRSFPVARPLFALDRIYARPRAALLRSWTDPAARDASDHRPVIAEVALGVEGTTRMAVG, from the coding sequence ATGACCTGGAACATCCACGGCGCCGTCTCCCCCGCCGGCCGCCACGACCTGGACCGCGTCATCGCCCTCATCCGCCGCCACGAGCCGGACGTGGTCGCCGTGCAGGAGGTCGAAGGCCGCAACCGCCCGGGCCACGCCCCCTTCACCGCCCTGCGCGAAGCCCTCGGCGGCCACGCCGTGGAAGCCCCCACGATGCGCGCCACGGATGGCTGCTACGGCCACGCCCTCATCAGCCGCTGGCCGCTCGAGGAAGGCACCCTCCACGACATCTCCGTCCCCGGCCGAGAGCCCCGCACCGCCATCACCGCCCGCCTGGACACCCCCGCCGGGGCGCTGCGCCTCCTCGCCGCCCATCTCGGCCTCGGCTTTGGCGAACGCCGCGCCCAGGCCGCCCGCCTCGCCGCCCTCGCCCGCGCCACCACGGACCCCCTCCTCGCCCTCGGCGACTTCAACGACTGGGAACCCCACGGCCCCGTGGACCGCGCCTTCCTCGGCACCCTCCCCTCCCGCACCCGGCTGCGCAGCTTCCCCGTCGCCCGGCCCCTCTTCGCGCTGGACCGCATCTACGCCCGCCCCCGCGCCGCCCTCCTCCGCAGCTGGACCGACCCCGCCGCCCGCGACGCCTCCGACCACCGGCCGGTGATCGCGGAGGTCGCGCTCGGCGTGGAGGGGACGACACGGATGGCGGTGGGTTGA